The Tripterygium wilfordii isolate XIE 37 chromosome 17, ASM1340144v1, whole genome shotgun sequence genome has a window encoding:
- the LOC119981729 gene encoding peptidyl-prolyl cis-trans isomerase CYP18-1, whose translation MSVTLHTNFGDIKCEIFCDEVHKAAENFLGLCASGYYDGTIFHRNIKGFMIQGGDPTGTGKGGNSIWGKKFNDEIRESLKHNARGILSMANSGPNTNGSQFFITYAKQPHLNGLYTIFGKVIHGFEVLDIMEKTPTGPGDQPLAEIRLNRVTIHANPLAG comes from the exons ATG TCGGTTACACTGCACACCAACTTCGGCGATATCAAGTGTGAGATCTTCTGCGACGAGGTCCATAAAGCGGCGGAG AATTTTCTGGGGTTATGTGCTAGCGGCTATTATGATGGGACAATATTTCATCGAAATATTAAGGGTTTTATGATTCAAGGTGGAGACCCAACCGGTACTGGAAAGGGGGGGAATAGCATATGGGGCAAGAAGTTCAATGATGAAATACGAGAGTCTCTCAAG CATAATGCTAGGGGCATACTTTCAATGGCTAATAGTGGGCCGAACACTAATGGAAGTCAGTTTTTCATAACTTATGCAAAACAACCACATCTAAATGGGTTATACACAATATTTGGCAAAGTTATTCATgggtttgaagtccttgatatAATGGAAAAG ACTCCTACAGGACCAGGAGATCAACCGCTTGCAGAGATAAGGCTTAATCGGGTCACGATACATGCTAACCCACTTGCTGGCTAG